The DNA segment CGCGCTGGTCCTACACCGTGGGGCTGAGCGGGCTGGGCCACCCCGAGGTCATCGTCGTCGGGCTGCCGTTCGAGGCCGCCGAGACCTACCTCAACCTCGTCGGCGAGGCGGTCCGCGCGGGTGCACGGTTCAGCCCGGGTGTGGTGACGACGGCGCTGACCGACGCCGACTCACCCGTGGTCTTCCTGGAGGTGGCCGACACCGGCCGGCTGGCCGTGGCCGAGCAGTTCGCCGGCTCCGTCGACGCCCTGCAGCTGGTGTGGCCGGACTCGACCGGGAAGCTGCCCTGGGAGGAGGGCCACCGCAACCCGCCGCACGCCCAGCCGCTGCTGGGCCCGCGCCCGGAGAGCTGACCGGCCAGGGCCGGGCGCGGTCCGGTCGCGGGGCGGTCGCCTCTCAGGCGATGTCGGCGAGCTTGCTGCGCAGGTGCAGGACGGCCTTGGTGTGCAGCTGGCAGATCCGGCTCTCGGTCACCCCGAGGACCCGGCCGATGTCGGCCAGCGTCAGGCCCTCGAAGTAGTAGAGGCTGACGACGACCTTCTCCCGCTCGGGGAGCTGCTCGACGGCGCGGGCCAGCAGCTGCCGGGCCTCGCCGTGCTCGGCCATCGCCTGCGGGTCCAGCGCGGCGGTGTCCCGCAGCGTGTCGACCAGCCGCGGGGCGGAGCCGTCGTCGTCGACCAGCAGCTCGTCGAGGGCGACCACGTTGACCAGGGACAGCTGGCCGAGGAACTTGCGGATCTCCTCGACGTCCATGTCCATCTCGTCGGCGATCTCCTCGTCGGTCGGGCTGCGCTGGAGCTTGGCCTCCAGGGCGGCGACCGTGCGCTCGAACTGCCGGGCCTTCATCCGCACCGAGCGCGGGATCCAGTCGGTCGAGCGGAGCTCGTCGATGATGGCGCCGCGGATGCGCGCCATCGCGTAGCTCTCGAACTTGATCTCCCGGGACGGCTCGAACCGGGTGATGGCGTCGATCAGCCCGAACGTCCCGTACGAGACGAGGTCGGCCTGCTCGACGTGCGCGGGCAGGCCGCTGCCGACCCGGCCGGCGACGTACTTCACCAGCGGCGCGTAGTGCAGGATCAGCCGGTCCCGCAGGCCGGTGTCCCGCCCGTCGACGTACCGCGACCACAGGTCCGCGATGAACGCGTCCGGGTCCTCGCTGGTCAACTGGTCGACCGTCGCCTCAGACACGTGCACTCCCCCGCTCGACCACCAACAGCTTCTGCTCCAACGCCGTGCCCCTCATGCTCGCGGGTGTGCCCGGGCGTGCACCGCACGCAACCGCTCGACGGTCACGTGCGTGTAGACCTGCGTCGTCGCGAGGCTAGCGTGACCCAGCAGCTCCTGGACGCTGCGGAGGTCGGCACCGCCCTCCAGGACGTGCGTCGCCGCCGAGTGTCGCAGCCCGTGCGGACCGACGTCGGGCACCCCCGGGGCGGCGGCGACCGCCGCGTGCACCACCCGGCGGGCCTCCCGTGCGTCGAGCCGGCCGCCGCGCACGCCCAGCAGCAGCGCCGGCCCGCTGGTCGGGGTGGCCAGCACGGGGCGGCCCGCGCTCAGCCACTGCTCCAGGGCCGCCGCGG comes from the Modestobacter italicus genome and includes:
- a CDS encoding DUF4262 domain-containing protein, with protein sequence MRWRRKQTPQPDPSASPSPDAPDPGPPGPEVPGPQDEAQVLDDLRRVVDRFGWAVLHGGGSGPGDPRWSYTVGLSGLGHPEVIVVGLPFEAAETYLNLVGEAVRAGARFSPGVVTTALTDADSPVVFLEVADTGRLAVAEQFAGSVDALQLVWPDSTGKLPWEEGHRNPPHAQPLLGPRPES
- the whiG gene encoding RNA polymerase sigma factor WhiG, with protein sequence MSEATVDQLTSEDPDAFIADLWSRYVDGRDTGLRDRLILHYAPLVKYVAGRVGSGLPAHVEQADLVSYGTFGLIDAITRFEPSREIKFESYAMARIRGAIIDELRSTDWIPRSVRMKARQFERTVAALEAKLQRSPTDEEIADEMDMDVEEIRKFLGQLSLVNVVALDELLVDDDGSAPRLVDTLRDTAALDPQAMAEHGEARQLLARAVEQLPEREKVVVSLYYFEGLTLADIGRVLGVTESRICQLHTKAVLHLRSKLADIA